CTTCCAATTCTTCATTCCTGACCTGCCAAAGCCAAAATGTTATGTAAAATTCCCGTGTCCAGGTGTCTCCCAGATTTGGGGGTTTTGTGAATTTCTCTTTAGCCTATTGCTGAATGAAAGgagaagaacatgaaaaaaaagtgaagctgttagttgctcagtcatgtgcgattCTTTGCgacaccctggactgtagctcgccaatctcctctgatcatggaattctccaggcaagaatacttgccattcccttctctaggagatcttaccgacccaggaatacaaacccatgtctcctgctttgcagccgattctttaccatctgagccactagggaagccaaatCAAGGGTGgggaaagaaatagaatatttgaGTGTGCCCTTCCATCTGCAGAGAGTGTCCACTGCAGCATCAGCTGGTCGGAATCCATGGCAAAgccagggttggggtgggggcggggggagcacgGTACTGGTCACCGGCAGTTGGATTTATCCTCTATGACTGACACTTAAACGGGACTGCTAATTTGATACTGTTTCAGCCTTGATGCTGGGTGtttttaatcatatattttaattaatgtttttattgtaCTTGGGTCCAGAGGCTGTTTCAACAGAGCAGCTTATATTTAGAggtctctgaataaataaatgtaaaacaaaggaaaactaaCTCTGCTGAAATTATGAAAGTGACTGTTTCTAAAAAGATGGATTTAGGCTTCAGACTCTATTTACTGCTTGAGACTCAGTCCTTTGCAATATTATGGACTGTCACCTAAACatacctttttttgtatagtagaGCATGGTTTCAAAATCTTATCCAAGATCTGGCTTTAGAAGTCTACAATCTGGGTTTTGAGGCAGGTGGGGACACTGTAGAATTTACTGTGTcaattttgactttaaaaaattaacaggtTCGTTCTGGAAGTTGCTTTCTGAGAGAGAGTGTGGAGCACTGTGGTGCTTGTGAGCTTCCAGCATGGCGTACCGGGGCCAGAAGGTGCAGAAGGTGATGGTGCAGCCCATTAATCTCATCTTCAGATACTTGCAAAATAGATCATGGATTCAGGTGTGGCTTTATGAGCAAGTGAATATGCAGATAGAGGGTTGTATCATTGGTTTTGATGAGTATATGAACCTCGTATTAGATGACGCAGAAGAGATTCATTCTAAAACAAAGTCAAGAAAACAACTGGGTCGGATCATGCTAAAAGGAGATAACATTACTCTGCTCCAAAGTGTCTCCAACTAGAAGCGACAGATGAAGTGAGAAATTGTTTGGCAATACCATTGGTTTTTTTAGGTGTCCTTTGTTAGAGATGTAGTTCTAAAACATGTATTCATATTGTTCTGCTCACCCTTATGTTATTACCAGATTACAATAAATGCTGTGGGactgtttttataaaaaaaaaaaattaacaatggaGTAGTAGGTTATTAAGTTGGAGTAGTAGCAAATTTTTGAGGCAAAATTTATTTGGACCTGTGTAGATCTCTTCCACTGCTGGAGAAAGAGATAATTGGAGTGGGCTAGTTCCTTTGTCTCCTTTTactattttctcttaaatttttgtTCTCTCCTTTAAAGAGGGCTAATATCTCTTCCCTATACATTTTAAGTCAGAAGAATGTTTAGGGAATATATTTAATTCAATTTAGCCAATGTTTATAGAGCACCTCTTCCTTCAAGGGAGGAGCTAGACTTTACAGGGGAATGAGATGTTTACAAATTATAGGAAATATATTTGTAGGATACAGCTTGCTTCGACATATGTGCTGAGAAAAATACGCACTGAGTTTGGAGTAGATGAAAGcatcttccatttatttttgtcagGATCAATTATTAGTTCAGTTCtccacttgttattttctttggGTCCCAGAGAGCTCCTGAAAGTTACTCAAGAACTGTCAGGCTTGAGTGTTAGCACATTTTTTGGTGATTGTTTGGTCCTGGGTGGAAGAGCGAGGTTCTGAAGTCTGTCTGGTTGTCTGCCATcaccttttgcttatttttcctaGTGGCatcccttttatttccttttctctatctTCAGGGGTCCAAAATCTTTAAAATGCTCCGAATTAGTGGTTCTTGACCCTGACTGCAAGGAGCATTGAAGAAATATTGATGTCT
This DNA window, taken from Bubalus kerabau isolate K-KA32 ecotype Philippines breed swamp buffalo chromosome 11, PCC_UOA_SB_1v2, whole genome shotgun sequence, encodes the following:
- the LOC129623097 gene encoding small nuclear ribonucleoprotein E-like; translated protein: MAYRGQKVQKVMVQPINLIFRYLQNRSWIQVWLYEQVNMQIEGCIIGFDEYMNLVLDDAEEIHSKTKSRKQLGRIMLKGDNITLLQSVSN